The sequence GAGAAACGCAAAGCAAGCGGGGTGCAAAAGAAGGCTGAGAGAATTTATAACCATCGTCTAACTCTACCGTTACGTATATTGTTGATGCACTAAAAACTGTTACATTTTCCCAATTTTTTATcgtctctgctgcctctacTGGCTTTATATCAATAGTTCAAGGATTGATTTCTGCCTATCTCGGGACATTGCCATGCCTATCAGACAGCGGTTCCAGAAGATTTTCTCTCGAAACAAGGATCCGCCAACACCAGATGCGCTATCAAGGCAAGACGAGCAATTAACATCTGTAACCCCAGCTAATGTACCGGCATCTCACATACACGTTCCTAATGCAAGCTTGCCAGAGCGACTCTGGGATCAAGCGTACGACGACTTGAAGATACATGATGCTGCACTAGTCCAGGCGTACGAGAAGATCCTGTCTCGTAATCTTTGCGGTCAAGGATTTAACTCTCCAATAACGGAATCTGAGAAGAACATGATTGCGCAAGACGCAGGCACACGGAGATCACAGATGCGGCAGCTTATTGACGAGGGCCTGAACAAAACCGCCCGTGAGGCCAAAATAAAAGAGACCATCGGCACAGCCACTCAGTTTATACTCTCTGCAAAGGACATAATCAGCTCTGCCATTCAGACTGCACCACAGGCGGCGCTTGCTTGGACCGGCGTATGCGTAGCACTAGAGGTAATTACTGTTTCATGCCAGATGTTATTATCCATTACACACCACCTTTATTATTCAGCACCCCAATCGTGGCTACTACCGCCATTTTAGAGACATTTCAATCTTCCTCTACTGCCCCCATCACCTCTACTAACTTGCTTCTAGATGATTCAAAACCCAATAGCTGCCACAGAGGCCAATCGTAATGGCATCGAATATGTGATAAAGAGGATGGACTGGTACTGGAATTTATCCAGTGCTGTCTTGAAAGAAAGCCTCGATGGTAATGATAGTAACCTCGCTGGCATCCGACGCGAACTTGAGATTCAGGTCATTGATCTCTACAAAACCCTCCTCTTGTACGAGATAAAGAGTGTTTGTTCGTACTATCGCAGCCGTGGCCTTGTGCTATTACGTGATATAGCCAAGCTCGATGACTGGAAGGGTGATATACAGACTATTCAGAGCGCTGAGCGCATTTTTAATGATGGCTCCAACACCTTTGCGGATCTAAAGATGGTCTCCAACCTCGAGAAGCTTGTCGCTTATGCCGAAACGCAGTCGACATCTCAGATGACAAAGGAAGATCAGCAATGCATGAAAGACCTGCGTCTCACAGATCCTAGCGCTGATAAGAAGCGTATTGAACAGACGAAAGGTGGTCTATTACAAGAGTCATATAGGTGGATCCTTAATAATCCCGACTATCAACGTTGGCGGTACAGCGAGGAGAGCCATCTTCTCTGGATAACAGGGGATCCCGGCAAAGGCAAGACTATGTTACTCTGTGGCATCATCGATGAGCTGGACCAGCAGTCAATTCGCTCTGGCACTGTCCATACCATCTACTTCTTTTGTCAAGCGACTGATCACCACCTTAacaacgctgctgctgttctaCGTGGTTTAATGTTCATGCTTATCAATAAGCAACCATCGCTCATTTCTCACCTACGAAAAAAATACGATCAAGCCGGTGCAAAGCTCTTTGAAGGATCAAACACTTGGATTACTTTATCAGATATTTTTGCTGCTATCCTCCTAGATCCAGCGCTGGAAAGTACATGCATAGTTGTCGATGCTCTTGATGAGTGTGTATCTGACTTACAAATTCTTTTGGACTTTATTGTAGATACATCTTCCATTGAGGGTCGTGCCAAGTGGATTGTGTCTAGTCGAAACTGGTCCCAGATAGAAGAGCGTCTGCGACGCGCCGAGCAGAAAGCAAAACTGAGTTTGGAGCTCAACGCAGAGTCTATCTCCAATGCCGTGGATATTTATATCCGAGAAAAGGTACATCAGCTAGCTAGCCTGAAAGGCTATGACGAAGAAACGTGCGGTACGATCCGGACCTATCTGTCTGATAATGCAGACGATACATTCCTATGGGTGGCCTTGGTCTGCCAAAATCTAGAAAAGCGTCAGCGATGGAAAGTCCTTAGAATGCTGAGAGAATTCCCGCCAGGTCTTGATTCTCTATTCAAACGAATGATGAATCAAGTGCTCTCCATGGACGATGCTAGCGACGTCAGCCTCTGCAAGCAAATTCTCGCCATTATGACGAGCGTGTATCGACCAATTACTCTTTCCGAGCTTGGCTGTCTCATTGATATCCCAGGGGAGCTTCCAGATGACATCACAGAAAAGCTTTCAGATGACATCAAGTTTTTGGAGGAGATTGTGGCTCTTTGTGGCTCTTTTTTGACTATCCGGGATGATACCATCTATTTTGTCCATCAGTCGGCCAAAGACCATCTCACCAGCAACGAAGAAGCCATCTCTGCTATCTTTCCCTCAGGCAGCGAGGAGACACATCTTGCCATATTCTCTCATTCAATACAGGCGATGAAGGTAATTTTGAAAAATAACGTCCATGGTTTATCGCACTTTGACAATTTCATCAGCGACGGTACTAGTATACTGGACCCAGATCCTTTAAATACCATTCGATATGCTTGTGTGTACTGGGTAGACCATCTTTGCGATGGAAATGTCAGCAGAATTAGTTCTGGATGCCGCAATATCCTCAGCGACGATGGAGTTGTCGATTTATTTATTCGGAAACATCTTCTCCATTGGCTAGAATCGTTAAGCTTGTTACGACATCTATCGGACGGTATCATCTCGATAACAAAGCTCGTGGACTTACTTGCAGTCAGTTTACGCTTTCAAGTTTCGTGGTAGACGAGGCTGACCGATCTAGGCACAATCACCTCAGGGAAAACTATTTGAATTTCTCCAAGACGCACGCAGATTTATTCTGTACAATAAACCGGCCATCGAAATTGCTCCACTCCAAATATATTCATCAGCGCTATTATTCAGTC comes from Trichoderma asperellum chromosome 3, complete sequence and encodes:
- a CDS encoding uncharacterized protein (EggNog:ENOG41) translates to MPIRQRFQKIFSRNKDPPTPDALSRQDEQLTSVTPANVPASHIHVPNASLPERLWDQAYDDLKIHDAALVQAYEKILSRNLCGQGFNSPITESEKNMIAQDAGTRRSQMRQLIDEGLNKTAREAKIKETIGTATQFILSAKDIISSAIQTAPQAALAWTGVCVALEMIQNPIAATEANRNGIEYVIKRMDWYWNLSSAVLKESLDGNDSNLAGIRRELEIQVIDLYKTLLLYEIKSVCSYYRSRGLVLLRDIAKLDDWKGDIQTIQSAERIFNDGSNTFADLKMVSNLEKLVAYAETQSTSQMTKEDQQCMKDLRLTDPSADKKRIEQTKGGLLQESYRWILNNPDYQRWRYSEESHLLWITGDPGKGKTMLLCGIIDELDQQSIRSGTVHTIYFFCQATDHHLNNAAAVLRGLMFMLINKQPSLISHLRKKYDQAGAKLFEGSNTWITLSDIFAAILLDPALESTCIVVDALDECVSDLQILLDFIVDTSSIEGRAKWIVSSRNWSQIEERLRRAEQKAKLSLELNAESISNAVDIYIREKVHQLASLKGYDEETCGTIRTYLSDNADDTFLWVALVCQNLEKRQRWKVLRMLREFPPGLDSLFKRMMNQVLSMDDASDVSLCKQILAIMTSVYRPITLSELGCLIDIPGELPDDITEKLSDDIKFLEEIVALCGSFLTIRDDTIYFVHQSAKDHLTSNEEAISAIFPSGSEETHLAIFSHSIQAMKVILKNNVHGLSHFDNFISDGTSILDPDPLNTIRYACVYWVDHLCDGNVSRISSGCRNILSDDGVVDLFIRKHLLHWLESLSLLRHLSDGIISITKLVDLLAAQSPQGKLFEFLQDARRFILYNKPAIEIAPLQIYSSALLFSPMKSLIRKAFLHDIPSWIHSRPINEDQWSPCLQTLEGHRGPVDSLIYLNNNQIASASRERKIKIWDTDTGTCIRTTESIPRLCALTSLTNGRIVSGSEDGVIKIWDLTTGECALTVADQGTTLLSMTSLTGERVATGSKSGIIKIWDLNQSICVQTIKAHNEPIAALASLTDNRIISGSNDTTVKIWDINTGECIQTLNGHVDAVLSVTCSTDGQIASASRDRTIKIWNVATGECVQTLSGHNGAVSSVAYSTDGQIASASDDNTIKIWDATTGVCTQTLKGHALVARSVIFLGNGQLASGSEDYTIKIWDTHVPINVDAGIPGSHSKQVASMAMSSDGHVVSGAGNGTICIWDMATSRCVQVLEGHTNHVRSVAFSEDNQLIISSSDNGTVKIWDAATGVCVKTLGTRSAYGRTSGMFLPDGRHVAASINTEVKIWDMATWTCVHTLECSEPITATAVSSSGQYVASASADKAIMPGSADKTIMLWDTTTGVCVETIRFIGRSIESLAISSDTRYIASMTGGGTAKIWDLSTGTCTRMLTIGTTPRSRLLFDTRINSRLHCDLGAFDLDLDVAPDSNVAQQVSNIPLAKASPQVCFYGYGTDQKGECIVWDGKPILWLPQEHRVYDCVIKGSTVIVGCRSGRVLVLQFSESGPES